The Halomonas sp. HAL1 genome segment AAAAATGGAACTCATAGGATTGCCTCTACCAACTCGCCCTTATTAAAAGCAAAGTGGCGCTGGGCAACGGCAATCACCTCTGGATGGTGAGTCGCTATCACCAGAGTGCGTCCCTGCTGGGCAAGCTCAAGCAAAGCCGACATAACGAACTGCTCAGTCTCCTGATCTAAGCTCGCTGTAGGCTCATCCAACAGCACTAGCGGAGCATTGCTGAGATATACGCGCGCAAGAGCAAGGCGCTGGGCCTGCCCACCTGACAACCCGACTCCGCGTTCACCAATTAGCGTATCCAGGCCATCAGGCAGCTGGGTTAAAAGAGACCCAAAACCTGCTCGCTGAAGCGCAGCCACCATTTCTTCACGGGAAGCGCGAGGTGACGCTAAACAAAGATTATCAATCAAGCTGCCATGCAAGAGGCAAGGCTGCTGATCTAACCAAGCGTATTGGCTATTGTCTTGACGGCGATACTCACCTGAACTTGGGGCAATAAAGCCTGCAAGCAACGCCAGCAGGGTCGATTTCCCACTGCCCGAGGCTCCGCTAATCGCCACCACCTCTCCCTGTTTAATCGTAAGATTAATAGGGCCAATGACGTGCCCACGTACGGGATAAGCAACGCTAACGGTCGTTAACTCAATTACCGATGACGCCGATAACGGCGGTATAGAGTCACGCTCACTCACAAAGGAGGGTTGATTGAGTATACTCACCACGCTTTCAGCAGCCCCCAGCGCCGCCGCACGGTCATGGTAATGCTGAGACAGCGTGCGCAAAGGCTGGAAAAACTCAGGAGCCAGCAATAGCACTGCTAAGCCTGAAAAAAGCGTGAGTGACGATGAAGGCCCATACTCGATATAACCCAGCAGTCCGAAGCCCACATACATGGCCACAACGGCAATCGCTACCGAGGAAAAAAACTCAAGTACCGCGGAGGAAAGGAAGGCCAGGCGCAAAGTACGCATACTAAGACGCCGATAACTATCAGTGGCATGCCAGACATCCTGCTGGGCAGCTGACGTCCGCCCAAACAGTTGCAGCGTGGTCATACCGCGCACACGGTCAATAAAGTGGGCTGAAAGACGTGAGACGGCAACGAATTGATCACGATTAAGACGTTCAGCGCCCATACCCACCAGCGCCATAAAAAGGGGTATAAGCGGGGCAGAAAGCAGCAAAAACAGTGCTACCAAATAGTCCAGCCACCCCACCACCGCCACTATTAATAGCGGTAAATAAAGCGTAATTCTCAGTTGCGGATAAAAGCGTGCAAAATAGCCTTCCAACGTATCAATGTGCTCAACCACCTGACTGGCTAGAGAGCCGCTATGTTGGCTGGTCAGCCAAATCGGCCCTAGCGCGGACAATTTATCCAACAGCTGAGCCCTGGCGCGCTGACGGATTCGCAAGCTTGCCTCCAGGCTCAAGGTCTCATGGCCCCACTGAAAGGCTGCACGTAACAGCACGCTACCCACCAGCAGGGCAAATACCGGCAACAGATCAATGGGTAAACGATCATGCACAATCAGTTGATCAATCAGCCACGCCAAGCCAACGACTACCACAACCGTTTGACTGCCGGCCAGCACACCGCAAAGAGCAGAGCCCAGCAGACGTTTGCGCTCTCCCCTCGCCAGCGTTTTCAGCCAGCTGCGCGGCGTAAGGGAGAACGCCTCATCAGTTACCATCCGCTTAGTGGTATCCCTCGCCTACACGCACCTTGCCGCGGAACACCCAATACGTCCAAGAAGTGTACGCAAGGATGATGGGGATAACGAAGAGCATGCCAATCAATAAGAAAAGCTGCGATTCTGGGGCTGAAGCTGCATCCCACAACGTATAGTTCGGGGGCACAATGACCGGCCATTTACTGACAATCAAACCTAAATAGGTAAATAAATAAATACCGATGGTGGCGATAAAAGGAATACCTTCGTCCCGACGCTTAACCGAACGATAAACCATAAACGCCGATAGCAATGCCAGCGCAGGGAATATCCAGATCAATTGCAGATTGCCAAACCAGCGCTCCCACACCATTGGGTTAACGAACGGCGTCCAAATACTGATAATCGCGAAAACCCCTAGCACAAGCGCCAATAGCATAGGGGTAATTTTATAGGCCCAGTCTTGAATATGGCCTTCTGATTTAAGTATCAGCCAAGTTGCTCCAAGTAGCGCGTAGCCTGCCATTAAGCCAAGGCCAGTTAATACAGAAAAAGGCGTCAGCCAATCAAATGCCCCGCCCACATAGGCGAAATTCTCAACCGGGAAACCTTGAATATAAGCACCTACCACGGCACCTTGCGCAAAGGCAGCGATCGCCGACCCCCAGCAAAACGCGCGGTTCCACCAGTGCCGATTACGCCTGGACTTAAAGCGAAGCTCGAAAGCAACACCTCGGAAGATCAACCCAGCCAACATCAAGAAAACACCAATGTATAAAGCTGGCAAAAACACCGAATAAACCAGCGGAAATGCGCCTAACAACCCTGCACCACTTAGCACCAGCCATGTTTCGTTGCCATCCCATATTGGCGCCACCGAATTCATCATCACATCCCGAGCATCTTCATCAGGTGCAAAGGGATAAAGAATCCCCAGACCCAAATCAAATCCATCCATGAGCACGTACATCATAATGCCGAAGCCGATGATAAAGGCCCAGATCAACGTTAAATCAAACATTTCCATGTTTAGCTCCTCACCGGTTCAACGTCGTCATCATAGGGGGTATGGGCAGCCGACATAGGCCGCATCGGTCGCTTGAAGTGATTATCAGTCGTAGAGTCCTGCTCCTCAGGTAACATGCCGTTGCGCACGACCCGAGTGAGGTAATACACACCCGTATAAAACACTACGCCGTAGACTAAGACATAACCAATCAAAGTGAATAACGCCATTGGACCCGTCAATGAAGGCGTCAGCCCTTCTTCATGGGTCATCATGCCGTAAACCAACCACGGAGACCGACCTGATTCAGTGACAATCCAACCCGCCAATACAGCGACAAAAGGCATCGCAATCATGCCAGTGAGTGTCTTTAAAAACAGTGGCTGTTCATAAACACGCCCCTTGCGGCGCAGGATCAGTCCTGCGAACGCTACCGCTATCATCAACAGACCAATCCCCACCATTACACGGAATGCCCAGAACACAATGATGACAGGCGGTTGCTCTTCCGGTGGCGCTTCACTGATGCCAGGAATCTCCCCGTCAGGTGAGTGAGTAAGAATGAGGCTTGCTAGATTAGGAATACCAAACGCAAAGTGATTGGTCTGGGCCTCCTGGTCAGGAATGGCAAAAAGAAGCAATGGCACATTGGTAGAGGTCTCCCAATGACCTTCCATCGCAGCAACCTTGGTCGGCTGGTGCTCCAGAGTATTCAGCCCATGAAAATCGCCAATCACCGCTTGAGTCGGTGCTAAAAAAAGCAGTAGCCAAAGACACATCGAAAGTGCTCGGCGGTTTGCCTCCGGATCGCGATCACGTAACAAGAACCATGCGCTAACCCCCGCCACCACAAAGCCGCCTGTTAAGAAAGAGGCAACGGCCATGTGCAAGAAGCGATATGGAAATGACGGGTTAAAGATCGCCTCGCGCCAAGAGGTAACATGGAAGCGAAAGTCGATTAGCTCCACGCCTGCTGGTGTATGCAGCCAACTGTTGGCAGATAAAATCCAAAAAGCGGAAATGAACGTCCCAATCGCCACCATAATAGAGGCAAACAGATGCACCCCTTGAGGCACCTTACCTCGACCAAACAAGAGCACGCCTAAGAAAGCGGCTTCCAGGAAGAAAGCTGTCACCACCTCATAGCTCAACATGGGACCGAGGAAGTTAGAAGAAGCTAGGGAAAAATTGCTCCAGTTAGTCCCAAACTGAAACGACATCACAATACCTGACACGACCCCCATTCCAAAGACAACGGCAAACACCTTTGTCCAGAAAAGCGAGAGACGATCCCAAGCTGGATTGTTGGTCTTGAAGAATAGGCCATGAAGCAGCGCAATGTAGGACGCCAGACCAATAGTAAACACGGGGAAGATCGCGTGAAACGACACAACGAATGCAAATTGCAATCGCGATAATACGAGCGGATCAAGTTCCATTTCACTCTCCTAAGGCCTGAATCGATATTCCATCAACGAGTTAACACAAGCTTAGTTGAGCCGTAATGGCAGCGCACTTTTAGTTATAAGCACTAAGCTTATTTCTTAACTATGTTAATTTTTAAACATGCTGTTCATTTAAGTCAGCATCATACATTGACAGCCTAACACCCAAGATGGGTCGCATTGACGCACCAAGCACCATAGCGGTGCGCTATTAGGAACATACGCCTAGCGAGACATAATAACGACGCTTACCATATAGCCGGTGTACGCGACAAAAAGCGCCAGCAGTATCCCACCTTCCAAACGATTAATACGCCGTGGGCGGCCACGCCAAGAAAACGCAAATAGAATCATCAGTAGTGTCATACCGGTCATCACGCTCCAGTCGCGCACCAATACTTCCCGACCCGCTTCAATGGGTGCAATGACCCCTGCTAGGCCAACGACTGCCAAGCTATTAAAGAGGTTAGAACCAACCACGTTGCCCAACACCAAATCGTGTTCTTTCCGACGCAGAGCGCTAACAGAAGAGGCGAGTTCCGGCAGCGAGGTCCCAATAGCGACGACGGTTAGACCAATAATCAAATCACTGACACCGAAGCGAACCGCAATTTCAACCGCCCCCCACACCAATAGACGTGAACTAGCGATCAAAAACAGCAGCCCTACCAGGGTCCACATAATGGATTTACCCCGGGACATCGGTTTGCTATCCAGGGTCTCAGCTACTTCAGATACGATTGCGTCGTCAGGCTGACTACGTGAGCGAATAATACTAACAACGATAAAAGCCACTAATGCCAGTAAAAGACAGACGGCTTCCCAGCGTGCTACAAAACCGTCCAGCAGCATCAAGCCAGTCGCCAGCATGACTAGCATAAGTATTGGCATTTCTTTACGGATAACGCTGGAATGAACGGCTAATGGCGAAATAAGCGCTATTAGTCCCAGTATTAAGCCGATATTAGCAATATTAGAACCGTATGCATTACCTACCGCCAGCCCTGGGTTACCATCTATTGCCGCCAGCACCGATACCATCATTTCTGGGGCCGAGGTACCAAAACCGATGACAAGCATCCCAATTAACAGCGGCGAAAGCCCAAGCCAACGCGATGTGGCTGCAGCGCCGTCAATAAACTTTTCGGCACTCCAAACCAATAAGATCAAACCAAACACAACCGCTAATGTGGGAAGCAGCATTTCATGTCCTTCATGGCATAATGAACGGCACTAATTTCAACGTTTTGTTTCTTAGTGCCCTTCATAGCGAGGGCACTAAGATGATTTTACTAGCAACGCTAACTATCACGTTGCGACCTCTTGCTGAGGAGCTATCCTGGCAGAGAAGCAACCGGCAGTGCTGTTCATCCGTCGCCACTCGCCATTGCGCCGCAGCATCGTTGTCTAAACTGATGCCATGGTCAAGCGGCTTGCCTATGTTTTTGAACATTATTTCAGCCACATAGGCTTGCTATAATGTTCAATTAACAGCTTAATTCGCCATATCCTAGTAGCTTAGCTAGGGATTCGCACTGAGAGTTTTGGTTTTTGCCCCCACAAAGATTAACCAAGCGCCGCACATTACCGGTCAACACACCGCTCGTTGACCGCTCGCCACCTGAGGTAAGAACTCAGCGACGGCGTTTGCGTGCCTGTCATGAATGTGACTGGGTCTCGGCGCTACCACCACTCAGCTCCGGTGAAAAAGCCAGCTGCCCGCGCTGCTCTCATGTTTTAGTCACTCGCCACCGCTACCCAGCACAGCGGAGTATGGCACTGGCCATCGCATCACTGATCGCGCTGATAGTAGCGGTATCATTTCCCTTTATTAGCTTTACGGTTAGCGGTGTTAGTAACCGTATTGAGCTGACTCAGACGGCCACCTCGTTGATTGGATTTCATCAGCCTATCGTCGCCATCGCCATCATAATGACGATTGTGGTACTGCCAGCCGTCTACTTATTCGGTGTACTTTGGCTTCAGTTTGGCCTTCTGCGCAATCATCCCCTGCCCTTTAGCCGGGATATTGCCCGAACATTAGCGCACTTAACGCCCTGGATGATGGCCGATGTATTTATTATTGGCGCCCTGGTAAGCCTGATCAAAATAGCGGGCCTAGCCGATGTTGAGCTAGGGATATCCTTTTGGGGATTTTGCGTGTTTGCGCTGCTACTACTGATGACCACTCAATCTATCGACGCAGATTGGATGTGGTTCTCGCTAGAGGGAGAACCCCTGGCCCCCGACGGCACTCAAACTGGAATTCCTGCCGCTGGCCAAGGGTTAACTGGCTGCCCCACCTGCGGGCTTATTAATCGCCTATCATCACAGGGCCGAGGACATTGTATTCGCTGCCATGAAAAGCTTCACCAGCGGTTACCGCATAGCTTACAGCGCACATGGGCACTGCTGGGCGCCTCCGCGATTATGTACATTCCTGCTAATATTTACCCTATTATGACCACCACAAGCTTGGGCAACTCTTCACCATCAACCATCATAGGCGGTGTCGTTCAACTGATACAGATGGGCTCCTGGCCAATTGCAGCCGTTATTTTCATAGCCAGCGTTATCGTACCAGTCGGCAAATTAGTTGCCTTAACCTGGCTTTGCCTAGTCGTTAGACGCAGCACCGTCTTGAATGCCCAAAGCCGTACTCGGCTTTATCGCTTAACGGAATTTATCGGCCGCTGGTCGATGGTCGATGTTTTTGTGGTCGCTATTTTGGTGGCGCTGATCCGCGCAGGATCATTAATGTCGATTACACCAGGTCCAGCTGCACTCGCCTTCGGCTCTGTGGTTGTGTTGACCATGTTGGCGGCGATGACATTTGATCCACGCTTAATATGGGATACATCACCTCCCCATAGAAACTCTCTTCGCCACTTTCTTCTTCGCCGTAAAGCGGCCACCAAGGAACCTGTTGATGGCTAATGAAACAACTCCGCCTACTTCCAACCAGGCTAATGCTGACTCCGCCAGCGAACAGGATTTAAATAAGGCCAAGACATCGCGTCAAACGCGCCTTTCGCCTATTTGGGTAGTGCCTATCGTCGCCATTGCGATTGGCTTATGGCTGGTATATGACAACTACTCCAGTCGCGGCACCCAGGTCACGCTTACCATGGATAATGCAGAGGGCATCGAAGCGGGCAATACACTGATCCGCAGTCGCAATGTTGAAATTGGTCGTGTACAGAGTGTGCGTCTATCCGATGATCTCTCTCATGCAGTATTAACCGCACGCATCCAGCCGGAAGTCGAGGATATGCTGCGCGAAGATAGTCGCTTCTGGGTGGTTAAACCGCGCATTGGGCGTGAAGGAATTAGCGGCCTGGGTACCGTACTATCCGGCGCTTACATTCAGCTTGAGCCCGGCACTGAAGAAGCACCTAGACGCGAGTTTCCTGTCAGCGACATCCCTCCCGTCGCCCCGGCCGGGCAGGCAGGCCTGCGACTAAGCCTAACCAGCCAGCTGGGAAACTCCCTTCGCGTCGGCGACCCGGTTTCCTATCAGGGCTACACCGTGGGGCGCATTGAAGAAAATAGCTTTGAACCTGATTCGCGCACTATGCAGCATCAGGTATTCATTGAAGAGCCGTATACCGACTTAGTGACCGACAGCACGCGTTTTTGGACCTCTAGTGGTATCGATTTTCGTTTAGGTGCTGATGGTGTACGCGTTAACGTCGAATCCATTGAAGCCTTACTCGGCGGCGGCGTTACGTTTGGCGTACCTGAAGACCTACCCATGGGGCAGCCAGTCGAAGCCAATACGCGCTTCACCCTTTATGCTGATGAAGATGCGGCGCGAGAAGGAACCTTTAATCGTTACTTAGAGTATGTACTGCTGGTAGATGAAACGGTTCGCGGTCTTTCAAAAGGAGCCCCTGTAGAGTTTCGTGGGGTGCGAATGGGTACCGTTGCCGCCGTGCCCTGGAACTTTACCGCTCCTCAGCCTGACTCGCGCGCGCGCTTTGCAATTCCTGTGTTGATCAGGATTGAGCCACAGCGTCTGGGTATTGAAAATAGCGATATTAATCTAGAAGAGTGGCAAGCTCGTTTCGAACGCATGTTTGGCCTGGGGCTTCGCGCATCACTCAAAAGTGGCAACCTGCTGACAGGCGCACTGTTTGTCGACTTAAACTTCCAACGCGACCTTGCCGGCGAGTATGTCGCCGAACGATTCTCAGAGCGCGACGTATTCCCTACCGTGGCGGGCGGGTTTGCGCAGATTCAAGCACAAGTGACCGATTTGCTTGAGAAATTGAATAGCCTCGAGGTTGAGCCGTTACTTGCTGGCTTGGACCGTAATTTGCAGGCCTCCGAGGGTGTGCTTAATGAAGTACGTGAAGTAAGCGCTTCTCTCAATCAGCTGCTGAATGATCCTGAGACCCAGGCGATTGGTGGCAACCTAAACGGGACTCTTGAGGAACTGCGTAGCACGCTGGAAGGGCTGTCTCCGTCATCGCCCGCTTACCAAGAGCTCACCACTGCCATCGAACGACTGGATCGCTTAATGCGGGATTTGCAGCCACTTACCCGCACGCTTAACGACAATCCCAGGGCTCTGCTGTTTGATAACCTGGATGCCCAAGACCCCATTCCGCGCGCGCCACGTGATTAAGGAACCCTCCATGCTTATAGGGACTAGAATGACGAACTGGATCAAGTGTTTACTGCTACTAATGATCTGCGCACTGGTAACCGCTTGCGCCAGCAGTGTTACTCCCCCTGCGCGCTATATGCTGCCGAGCGACACTGTGAGCAGTACCACTAACCAGCCAGAGGGTACACTCGTACTGAGTAGCCCTCGACTTGCGCATTATCTTGACGTTGACGGGATAGTGATGCAGTTAGACGATATTACGCTGAACGCGGCACGTGAGCATCAGTGGGCGGAAGGGTTGGATAGGCAGTTAGAACGCCGCATGCGCGCCAATTTATCGCAAGCGATGCCCACGCTCAGGGTGATGCGCGCAGAGGGCGAACCCGCTAACGCATTGACCCTGCGCCTTACTGTTGATCAATTCCAAGGCCGTTTTGATGGTGTCGCCGTCGCGAGTGGCCAATGGCAATTAGTCAACACTGCTGGCGAACTGTTGGTAATGGAGAATTTCTACTCGGAGACACCGCTTGAAACAGATGGCTACCCAGCGCTCGTGCGCGCTCTGAGCGAAAGCTGGGATCAAGCCGCCGAGCTTATCGCCAATGAAATACGCCAAGGCAATTATTTTAATTAATTCAAGGCTTACTAACCGTGGTTTGCTGAACTACGCTAAACATCAGCCTTCTCAGGGATGTTCTCATGATAGATGAAACGAACAACACTGCTGAATTGCCCGCTGCACAACTGCGCGAGGCGATCAATGCGTTAATGCAGACAGTGACATCCCTGCTGGAGGGAGAGGCGTCACTCGCAACCCTTGAAACAGCCCTGCATAGTCACGACGCTCTACTCGATCAGTTAGCCATTCACTCGCTCGACGCGTCAACGCTAGCCGCGCTTGAGCGTATTGAGCAATTTATAACTCTGCACGCGGGAAAT includes the following:
- the cydD gene encoding thiol reductant ABC exporter subunit CydD; amino-acid sequence: MVTDEAFSLTPRSWLKTLARGERKRLLGSALCGVLAGSQTVVVVVGLAWLIDQLIVHDRLPIDLLPVFALLVGSVLLRAAFQWGHETLSLEASLRIRQRARAQLLDKLSALGPIWLTSQHSGSLASQVVEHIDTLEGYFARFYPQLRITLYLPLLIVAVVGWLDYLVALFLLLSAPLIPLFMALVGMGAERLNRDQFVAVSRLSAHFIDRVRGMTTLQLFGRTSAAQQDVWHATDSYRRLSMRTLRLAFLSSAVLEFFSSVAIAVVAMYVGFGLLGYIEYGPSSSLTLFSGLAVLLLAPEFFQPLRTLSQHYHDRAAALGAAESVVSILNQPSFVSERDSIPPLSASSVIELTTVSVAYPVRGHVIGPINLTIKQGEVVAISGASGSGKSTLLALLAGFIAPSSGEYRRQDNSQYAWLDQQPCLLHGSLIDNLCLASPRASREEMVAALQRAGFGSLLTQLPDGLDTLIGERGVGLSGGQAQRLALARVYLSNAPLVLLDEPTASLDQETEQFVMSALLELAQQGRTLVIATHHPEVIAVAQRHFAFNKGELVEAIL
- the cydB gene encoding cytochrome d ubiquinol oxidase subunit II, whose amino-acid sequence is MEMFDLTLIWAFIIGFGIMMYVLMDGFDLGLGILYPFAPDEDARDVMMNSVAPIWDGNETWLVLSGAGLLGAFPLVYSVFLPALYIGVFLMLAGLIFRGVAFELRFKSRRNRHWWNRAFCWGSAIAAFAQGAVVGAYIQGFPVENFAYVGGAFDWLTPFSVLTGLGLMAGYALLGATWLILKSEGHIQDWAYKITPMLLALVLGVFAIISIWTPFVNPMVWERWFGNLQLIWIFPALALLSAFMVYRSVKRRDEGIPFIATIGIYLFTYLGLIVSKWPVIVPPNYTLWDAASAPESQLFLLIGMLFVIPIILAYTSWTYWVFRGKVRVGEGYH
- a CDS encoding cytochrome ubiquinol oxidase subunit I, translated to MELDPLVLSRLQFAFVVSFHAIFPVFTIGLASYIALLHGLFFKTNNPAWDRLSLFWTKVFAVVFGMGVVSGIVMSFQFGTNWSNFSLASSNFLGPMLSYEVVTAFFLEAAFLGVLLFGRGKVPQGVHLFASIMVAIGTFISAFWILSANSWLHTPAGVELIDFRFHVTSWREAIFNPSFPYRFLHMAVASFLTGGFVVAGVSAWFLLRDRDPEANRRALSMCLWLLLFLAPTQAVIGDFHGLNTLEHQPTKVAAMEGHWETSTNVPLLLFAIPDQEAQTNHFAFGIPNLASLILTHSPDGEIPGISEAPPEEQPPVIIVFWAFRVMVGIGLLMIAVAFAGLILRRKGRVYEQPLFLKTLTGMIAMPFVAVLAGWIVTESGRSPWLVYGMMTHEEGLTPSLTGPMALFTLIGYVLVYGVVFYTGVYYLTRVVRNGMLPEEQDSTTDNHFKRPMRPMSAAHTPYDDDVEPVRS
- a CDS encoding calcium/sodium antiporter, encoding MLLPTLAVVFGLILLVWSAEKFIDGAAATSRWLGLSPLLIGMLVIGFGTSAPEMMVSVLAAIDGNPGLAVGNAYGSNIANIGLILGLIALISPLAVHSSVIRKEMPILMLVMLATGLMLLDGFVARWEAVCLLLALVAFIVVSIIRSRSQPDDAIVSEVAETLDSKPMSRGKSIMWTLVGLLFLIASSRLLVWGAVEIAVRFGVSDLIIGLTVVAIGTSLPELASSVSALRRKEHDLVLGNVVGSNLFNSLAVVGLAGVIAPIEAGREVLVRDWSVMTGMTLLMILFAFSWRGRPRRINRLEGGILLALFVAYTGYMVSVVIMSR
- a CDS encoding paraquat-inducible protein A; the protein is MPPQRLTKRRTLPVNTPLVDRSPPEVRTQRRRLRACHECDWVSALPPLSSGEKASCPRCSHVLVTRHRYPAQRSMALAIASLIALIVAVSFPFISFTVSGVSNRIELTQTATSLIGFHQPIVAIAIIMTIVVLPAVYLFGVLWLQFGLLRNHPLPFSRDIARTLAHLTPWMMADVFIIGALVSLIKIAGLADVELGISFWGFCVFALLLLMTTQSIDADWMWFSLEGEPLAPDGTQTGIPAAGQGLTGCPTCGLINRLSSQGRGHCIRCHEKLHQRLPHSLQRTWALLGASAIMYIPANIYPIMTTTSLGNSSPSTIIGGVVQLIQMGSWPIAAVIFIASVIVPVGKLVALTWLCLVVRRSTVLNAQSRTRLYRLTEFIGRWSMVDVFVVAILVALIRAGSLMSITPGPAALAFGSVVVLTMLAAMTFDPRLIWDTSPPHRNSLRHFLLRRKAATKEPVDG
- the pqiB gene encoding intermembrane transport protein PqiB, whose protein sequence is MANETTPPTSNQANADSASEQDLNKAKTSRQTRLSPIWVVPIVAIAIGLWLVYDNYSSRGTQVTLTMDNAEGIEAGNTLIRSRNVEIGRVQSVRLSDDLSHAVLTARIQPEVEDMLREDSRFWVVKPRIGREGISGLGTVLSGAYIQLEPGTEEAPRREFPVSDIPPVAPAGQAGLRLSLTSQLGNSLRVGDPVSYQGYTVGRIEENSFEPDSRTMQHQVFIEEPYTDLVTDSTRFWTSSGIDFRLGADGVRVNVESIEALLGGGVTFGVPEDLPMGQPVEANTRFTLYADEDAAREGTFNRYLEYVLLVDETVRGLSKGAPVEFRGVRMGTVAAVPWNFTAPQPDSRARFAIPVLIRIEPQRLGIENSDINLEEWQARFERMFGLGLRASLKSGNLLTGALFVDLNFQRDLAGEYVAERFSERDVFPTVAGGFAQIQAQVTDLLEKLNSLEVEPLLAGLDRNLQASEGVLNEVREVSASLNQLLNDPETQAIGGNLNGTLEELRSTLEGLSPSSPAYQELTTAIERLDRLMRDLQPLTRTLNDNPRALLFDNLDAQDPIPRAPRD
- a CDS encoding membrane integrity-associated transporter subunit PqiC, with the protein product MTNWIKCLLLLMICALVTACASSVTPPARYMLPSDTVSSTTNQPEGTLVLSSPRLAHYLDVDGIVMQLDDITLNAAREHQWAEGLDRQLERRMRANLSQAMPTLRVMRAEGEPANALTLRLTVDQFQGRFDGVAVASGQWQLVNTAGELLVMENFYSETPLETDGYPALVRALSESWDQAAELIANEIRQGNYFN